The following proteins are co-located in the Solanum pennellii chromosome 1, SPENNV200 genome:
- the LOC107006374 gene encoding malignant T-cell-amplified sequence 1 homolog: MFKKFSTEEVSGQNQVKASVQRRIRQSIAEEYPLLEPVLEDLLPKKSPLIVAKCQNHLNLVVVNNVPLFFNIRDGPYMPTLRLLHQYPNIMKKLQVDRGAIKFVLSGANIMCPGLTSPGGALDVEVGAETPVAIMAEGKQHALAIGFTKMSAKDIKAINKGIGVDNMHYLNDGLWKMERLD; the protein is encoded by the exons ATGTTCAAGAA GTTTTCAACTGAAGAAGTGTCTGGACAAAATCAAGTCAAGGCATCTGTGCAGCGTAGAATTCGTCAAAGCATTGCAGAAGAG TACCCACTACTAGAGCCAGTGTTGGAAGATCTGCTTCCAAAGAAGTCTCCTCTCATTGTTGCAAAATG TCAAAATCATCTGAATTTAGTTGTGGTAAACAATGTACCCCTGTTTTTCAACATACGTGATGGACCTTATATGCCTACTTTACGTCTTCTGCATCAAT AtccaaatataatgaaaaaactACAAGTTGACAGGGGCGCAATTAAATTTGTCCTCTCTGGAGCCAACATAATGTGTCCAGGTCTTACTTCTCCTGGGGGTGCTTTGGATGTTGAAGTGGGGGCAGAAACTCCCGTG GCTATTATGGCTGAAGGGAAGCAACATGCTCTAGCTATTGGCTTTACAAAGATGTCGGCAAAGGATAT AAAGGCAATCAACAAAGGAATTGGTGTGGATAACATGCATTATCTTAATGATGGGCTCTGGAAG ATGGAGCGTCTGGATTGA
- the LOC107006365 gene encoding 60S ribosomal protein L18-2, giving the protein MGIDLKAGGKSKKTKRTAPKSDDVYLKLLVKLYRFLARRTGSKFNAVILKRLFMSKINKPPLSLSRLISYAEGKGDKTVVLVGTVTDDVRAYEVPKLKVCALKFTKTARARIEKAGGECLTFDQLALRAPLGQNTLLLRGPKNAREAVKHFGPAPGVPHSHTKPYVRAKGRKFERARGKRKSRGYKA; this is encoded by the exons ATGGGTATCGATCTGAAGGCCGGAGGTAAGAGTAAGAAGACTAAGCGTACCGCCCCTAAGTCAGACGATGTTTACCTCAAGCTCCTCGTCAAG CTTTACCGATTCTTGGCAAGGAGGACCGGAAGCAAGTTCAATGCGGTGATTCTTAAGAGGCTCTTTATGAGCAAGATTAACAAGCCTCCACTTTCTCTCTCGAGGTTGATTTCTTATGCTGAAGGAAAG GGCGATAAGACTGTTGTCCTTGTGGGTACTGTTACCGACGATGTTAGGGCTTATGAAGTTCCAAAATTGAAGGTGTGTGCTTTGAAGTTCACAAAGACAGCCAGGGCAAGGATTGAGAAGGCTGGGGGCGAATGCTTGACATTCGATCAGTTGGCTCTTAGGGCTCCACTTGGACAGAACACG CTTCTCCTCAGAGGTCCTAAGAATGCACGTGAAGCAGTGAAGCACTTTGGTCCAGCTCCAGGTGTTCCACACAGCCATACCAAACCATATGTCCGTGCCAAGGGAAGAAAGTTTGAGAGAGCTAGAGGAAAGAGGAAGAGCAGGGGTTACAAGGCTTAA